A genomic segment from Pleurodeles waltl isolate 20211129_DDA chromosome 9, aPleWal1.hap1.20221129, whole genome shotgun sequence encodes:
- the ANKRD63 gene encoding ankyrin repeat domain-containing protein 63: protein MLKPRDLCQSSGTKTFLDAMHGGKVHLARFVLDALDRKIINSRTEQGRTPLMFATCLPEADMRLKFIRLLLDNGAEVNWQDEGGRTALSQACELGHLEAVKLLVQFNADPEIPDQSGNSPLMFAASCGHSAVLDFLLKSFKRLGLCVDRTNQAGQSALQVASALGHGDCVQMLSARQRGGRSQAEGAADAPRSPGRRIFEGGPWSPRPLSRQVMERFTRQFQHRPRTPPSPREPALPRARHIWEAQDSGRAGHRNLAPPGEREGRSLREGRKSQSKGRSSWLFSRSASCSPRRGGERGRRWASQDQGDQHLFVCSPNNEGSEEAIPTRTVPTSAHQQPCSGHQGKEPSGPRSGDYGDWDFGSPRIVIQSRIMSKSHETLLRAESWDWSDSDRDPITTGGTGFHKPVVKAEDDDEPLVNNHGPGHNRLLRRFTSPEFQGLPGGNLALKSEDSTFLLSHTQPQAHKEPPTGSATRGNRSPLFIPRSRRQPILM from the coding sequence ATGCTGAAGCCCAGGGACCTGTGCCAGAGCTCGGGCACCAAGACCTTCCTGGATGCCATGCACGGGGGCAAGGTGCACCTTGCTCGCTTCGTGCTGGACGCGCTGGACAGAAAGATCATCAACTCGCGGACGGAGCAGGGGCGCACCCCGCTCATGTTCGCCACCTGCCTGCCCGAGGCGGACATGCGGCTCAAGTTCATCCGGCTGCTGCTGGACAACGGCGCCGAGGTGAACTGGCAGGACGAGGGCGGCCGCACGGCGCTGAGCCAGGCCTGCGAGCTGGGCCACTTGGAGGCCGTCAAGCTGCTGGTGCAGTTCAACGCCGACCCCGAGATCCCGGACCAGTCGGGCAACAGCCCGCTCATGTTCGCGGCCTCCTGCGGCCACAGCGCCGTGCTGGACTTCCTGCTCAAGTCCTTCAAGCGGCTGGGGCTCTGCGTGGACCGCACCAACCAGGCGGGACAGTCCGCCCTACAGGTTGCGTCCGCCCTGGGGCACGGGGACTGCGTGCAGATGCTGAGCGCGCGCCAGCGCGGGGGCAGGTCCCAGGCCGAGGGCGCGGCCGATGCCCCGCGCAGCCCCGGGCGGCGGATATTCGAGGGCGGGCCCTGGAGCCCGCGGCCCCTCTCCCGCCAGGTCATGGAGCGCTTCACCCGCCAGTTCCAGCACCGCCCCCGCACACCGCCCAGCCCCCGGGAGCCGGCACTGCCCAGGGCTCGGCACATCTGGGAGGCCCAGGACAGCGGCCGGGCGGGGCACCGCAACCTGGCGCCCCCGGGGGAGCGCGAGGGACGGTCGCTGCGGGAGGGCAGGAAGTCGCAGTCCAAGGGACGGAGTTCTTGGCTCTTCTCCAGGTCTGCCAGCTGCTCCCCTCGGCGTGGGGGTGAGAGGGGCCGAAGGTGGGCTAGTCAGGACCAGGGAGACCAGCACCTGTTTGTATGCAGTCCCAACAACGAGGGTTCTGAAGAAGCCATCCCAACAAGGACTGTACCCACCTCAGCCCACCAGCAACCCTGCAGTGGGCACCAGGGAAAAGAACCGAGTGGACCCCGTAGTGGTGACTATGGGGATTGGGATTTTGGCTCACCCCGCATTGTGATCCAGAGCCGAATTATGTCCAAGTCACACGAGACTTTACTTAGGGCTGAGAGCTGGGATTGGTCAGATAGTGATAGGGACCCCATCACTACAGGGGGCACTGGCTTCCACAAACCTGTGGTGAAAGCTGAGGATGATGACGAACCATTGGTGAATAATCATGGTCCTGGCCACAATCGACTACTACGGAGGTTCACCTCACCTGAATTCCAAGGCCTGCCTGGGGGCAACCTGGCATTAAAGTCAGAGGATAGCACCTTTCTTCTCTCACACACCCAGCCCCAGGCACACAAGGAACCTCCTACTGGGAGTGCCACCAGAGGGAACCGAAGCCCGCTCTTCATCCCCAGGAGTCGCAGGCAACCCATCCTCATGTGA